The Methanohalophilus levihalophilus genome has a segment encoding these proteins:
- a CDS encoding DUF7408 domain-containing protein, producing MAFEFGTPLALAALASLIPLIILYLLRPKPLVIKIPSLMFLMRVEQKKRFSSIRKLFRDPIFLIQLLVLILLSTAAASPFLTSEEDLSGEHTVIIIDSSASMQVDGRFSEATRLAEGYVSKENTIILAKNIPEIVLQEGNSGDAKSQLDEVEATSTVADLSAAISEAMRILSERGGRIVVLSDFGSWDGNDPVESKQLAESYGLDVAFIPVGSPADNIGIIDGWIEQTANGYEYNCIIKNYDSSRKTVNVDIQAGDYSDRVSLSIQGRDTEAFKLSNLGTGITEISISNQDSFDADNKAYVSIPTTSVIPCLIITDTQKLPSSLALSLLPGAELSTSTGVPSVSDLNNYRVVVVSSKDIAFTAEEVTRLSTFLNSEGNVVFVASESLDPAVSDNVQKLLPVEITEIDEDQRGTEVEVTQETRLTDDIKYEEISLYTYLNSTLKEDAVAVVTTEDDIPMLAYMEKGDGIVLYIGFNDRLEEPVWNNFHNLPEYPVMWARILAWLGGAGDIGDYNLETGTVTPLTGERNVLTPSGTVTTNRVYFEETGIYEIGSNSIAVNLYSDPESDTTVDPDELVERSMTTDEPRVVRETTYTSENHLEDYLIAIVILLAIIEILIIRKRGEL from the coding sequence ATGGCGTTTGAATTTGGAACACCCCTGGCACTGGCAGCTCTTGCGAGCCTTATTCCACTAATTATACTTTACCTGCTGCGCCCTAAACCACTGGTAATTAAGATACCTTCCTTGATGTTCCTTATGAGGGTGGAGCAGAAGAAGAGATTCTCTTCAATCAGAAAACTTTTCAGGGACCCGATTTTCCTGATACAATTGCTGGTTTTAATATTGCTTTCAACCGCTGCAGCATCTCCTTTCCTGACATCAGAAGAAGATCTCAGCGGAGAACATACGGTGATAATTATCGATTCGTCGGCGAGTATGCAGGTTGATGGTCGTTTTTCTGAAGCAACCCGTCTTGCTGAAGGATACGTAAGCAAGGAAAACACCATTATCCTTGCAAAAAATATTCCGGAAATTGTCCTTCAGGAAGGAAATTCTGGCGATGCCAAGTCACAACTGGATGAAGTGGAAGCAACTTCCACTGTTGCAGACCTTTCAGCAGCAATATCGGAAGCCATGCGCATTCTCTCTGAAAGAGGTGGAAGGATAGTTGTGTTATCCGATTTTGGAAGCTGGGATGGAAATGATCCTGTTGAATCCAAGCAGCTTGCTGAATCCTATGGTCTTGATGTGGCTTTCATTCCTGTGGGCAGTCCTGCAGACAATATTGGAATCATTGACGGCTGGATCGAGCAGACAGCAAACGGCTATGAATATAACTGTATAATCAAGAATTATGACAGTTCAAGAAAAACAGTTAATGTCGATATTCAAGCAGGAGATTATTCGGACAGGGTTTCACTTAGTATACAGGGAAGAGATACGGAAGCATTTAAGCTCAGCAATCTCGGAACCGGAATTACGGAAATCAGTATATCAAATCAGGATTCTTTCGATGCCGATAATAAAGCCTATGTTTCAATTCCTACAACCAGTGTGATTCCCTGCCTGATAATTACGGATACCCAGAAATTACCTTCTTCTCTGGCACTTTCCCTGCTTCCGGGAGCAGAGCTCAGTACTTCAACAGGAGTACCTTCTGTTTCTGATCTTAATAACTATCGCGTTGTTGTTGTTTCCAGCAAGGATATTGCATTTACAGCCGAGGAAGTTACAAGGCTCTCAACGTTCCTCAATTCCGAGGGAAATGTTGTTTTTGTTGCAAGTGAATCATTAGATCCAGCTGTGTCTGATAATGTGCAGAAGCTTCTTCCTGTTGAAATAACTGAAATTGATGAAGACCAGAGAGGGACTGAGGTTGAAGTTACGCAGGAAACACGCCTTACTGACGACATAAAATATGAGGAGATTTCACTGTATACTTATCTAAATTCCACATTGAAGGAAGATGCAGTAGCTGTTGTTACAACCGAAGATGATATTCCTATGCTTGCGTATATGGAAAAAGGCGATGGAATAGTCCTGTACATCGGTTTCAATGACAGGCTGGAAGAACCTGTCTGGAATAATTTCCATAACCTGCCTGAATATCCGGTTATGTGGGCTCGTATCCTTGCATGGCTTGGCGGAGCCGGTGATATCGGGGACTATAACCTTGAAACCGGAACTGTGACTCCACTTACCGGAGAACGTAATGTCCTGACACCTTCCGGTACTGTAACCACAAATCGCGTTTATTTCGAGGAAACAGGGATTTACGAAATTGGTAGCAATTCAATTGCTGTTAACCTCTATAGCGACCCTGAATCGGATACAACTGTTGATCCGGATGAATTGGTTGAGCGATCTATGACCACCGATGAACCAAGAGTTGTGAGAGAAACAACATACACATCTGAGAATCATCTTGAGGATTACCTGATTGCAATCGTTATTCTGCTTGCAATAATTGAAATTCTTATTATCAGGAAGAGAGGTGAACTCTAA
- a CDS encoding VWA domain-containing protein yields MVSFENPLLLLLIIPVVAGAIYFVMKGGKRSLILSRMIVLSLLVVAIAGPYTFISEVTQEENPQLVIISDNTDSMQLFEKEVGDEMYESLTAKTPTTFIEIDGDRTPLGDAIMQYSTGDRQIVLVTDGNSNYGADLEEAFEVAKETDTTVYAIVPELMYNDLSVKVEGDKTAVQGNEYRFNLIIEQAEEEFTEYDFSVYADDILIRGGSRSQSERQNTLSVTHTFNTLGAHTLRVELDPKDEDFDSINNEFYKAIYVVPRPEIQYVTDETDAPLSEIVFNLYDASYSSGLKDLDTEKAVIIDNIPATRLSEQDVAKLTDFVSNGGGLVVVGGERSYEYGDYLNSSFETLLPVTSEPTEWRGGRNIVLLLDVSNSFGQGDVIGKTGETTSFPFFEDILGNAVKVIEDEDLRDSYAGVIAFGTDSKEISDGLIYLGSFSNVEFLSEEISKLTPSENFQTTGLDSSLEDAEDWLQNEVGTKDIIIISDGGIRDRYDESLIIAEELKKLDVNFYFVHIATTRQQDAYDVDDVAFAQKFIQNIEGSTKNYFYLEHGERANFDFDDNIEEQPEEDPEETASSWELFELNPTHFITDQTAVSANITGYNDVTPKPGADRIIVASNGKPVLTTWRYGLGRVVTITTDNGKGGTTLWSPQMYSGNNSQLVSASINWAIADPQVKEGAVVQGEDTWLGIPAALTLTMYDEGTPKLSYRGNDLELSLISQDTYEASIDPSTIGVHSVSGYPIAVNYGIEYRDVGVNEELEKYVVSSGGKVYAENEAKALLLSDARENSYKPRLTQVSQKMNYILAALLLFLLEVCLRRGREIIEANRKEKESEK; encoded by the coding sequence ATGGTTTCCTTTGAGAATCCGCTTTTGCTTTTACTCATAATCCCGGTAGTAGCCGGAGCAATTTATTTTGTGATGAAAGGTGGCAAGAGAAGCCTTATACTTTCCCGCATGATAGTACTTTCCCTGCTTGTGGTTGCCATTGCAGGGCCATATACATTCATCAGTGAGGTTACACAGGAAGAAAATCCACAGCTTGTCATTATTTCGGATAATACGGATAGTATGCAGCTCTTTGAAAAAGAAGTAGGAGACGAAATGTATGAAAGTCTTACAGCCAAAACCCCTACAACCTTCATTGAGATTGACGGGGATCGGACACCTCTGGGCGATGCAATTATGCAGTATTCCACCGGAGACAGGCAAATTGTTCTTGTAACCGATGGTAACAGCAATTATGGTGCGGATCTCGAAGAAGCATTTGAAGTTGCAAAAGAAACCGATACAACGGTATATGCTATTGTTCCTGAGCTCATGTACAATGATCTCAGCGTTAAGGTCGAAGGGGATAAAACAGCAGTACAGGGTAATGAATACAGGTTCAACCTTATTATCGAGCAGGCGGAAGAAGAATTTACAGAATATGATTTTTCGGTTTATGCAGACGACATCCTGATAAGAGGAGGTTCCAGATCACAGTCTGAAAGACAAAATACTCTTTCAGTTACCCACACATTCAATACCCTCGGTGCTCATACCCTGCGTGTTGAACTGGATCCAAAAGACGAAGATTTTGATAGCATAAACAACGAGTTCTACAAGGCAATTTACGTTGTTCCACGTCCTGAAATTCAATATGTTACCGATGAAACGGATGCTCCGCTTTCAGAGATTGTCTTCAACCTCTATGATGCATCCTATTCCTCAGGTTTAAAAGACCTGGATACTGAAAAAGCAGTAATTATTGACAACATACCTGCAACCCGCCTTTCAGAGCAGGATGTAGCCAAATTGACAGATTTTGTTTCCAACGGTGGCGGTTTGGTTGTTGTAGGTGGGGAACGCTCCTATGAATATGGGGATTACCTGAATTCCTCATTTGAAACACTTTTGCCGGTAACCTCGGAGCCAACTGAATGGAGAGGTGGTAGAAACATTGTCTTGTTGTTAGATGTTTCAAATAGTTTTGGACAAGGAGATGTCATTGGAAAAACAGGAGAAACAACATCATTTCCATTCTTTGAAGATATTCTTGGAAACGCAGTCAAAGTTATAGAAGATGAAGATCTGCGGGATTCATACGCTGGAGTTATAGCGTTTGGAACAGATTCAAAGGAAATTTCTGATGGATTGATATATTTGGGTTCATTTTCTAACGTTGAATTCCTTTCAGAAGAAATATCAAAACTGACACCTTCAGAAAATTTTCAAACCACTGGTCTTGATTCTTCATTAGAGGATGCAGAAGATTGGCTCCAAAATGAAGTCGGAACAAAAGATATAATCATTATTTCCGATGGTGGAATAAGAGACAGGTATGATGAAAGCTTAATAATAGCAGAAGAGCTTAAAAAATTAGATGTTAATTTTTATTTTGTACACATTGCAACTACAAGACAGCAAGATGCATACGATGTTGATGACGTAGCTTTTGCACAAAAGTTTATCCAAAACATTGAAGGTAGTACTAAAAATTACTTTTATCTTGAACATGGAGAGCGTGCTAACTTTGACTTTGATGATAACATTGAAGAACAACCTGAAGAAGACCCAGAAGAAACAGCATCTTCATGGGAACTTTTCGAGTTGAACCCAACTCACTTCATCACAGATCAGACTGCAGTTTCTGCGAATATCACAGGATATAATGATGTAACACCAAAACCCGGTGCTGACAGAATAATTGTTGCTTCAAATGGAAAACCAGTGCTAACTACATGGAGATACGGGCTTGGAAGGGTTGTAACAATTACCACAGACAATGGAAAGGGCGGTACAACTCTCTGGAGTCCTCAAATGTATTCAGGAAACAACTCCCAGCTGGTCTCTGCTTCAATAAACTGGGCAATTGCCGATCCGCAGGTTAAGGAAGGAGCCGTTGTGCAGGGAGAGGATACATGGCTTGGCATTCCAGCAGCTTTGACACTCACGATGTATGATGAAGGTACACCAAAGCTCAGCTACAGAGGCAATGATCTTGAACTTTCCCTGATAAGTCAAGATACATATGAAGCAAGCATTGATCCTTCGACCATTGGAGTTCATAGTGTTTCAGGATATCCAATTGCTGTAAACTATGGAATTGAGTATCGCGATGTTGGTGTCAACGAAGAACTTGAGAAATATGTGGTAAGCAGTGGTGGAAAGGTCTATGCCGAAAATGAGGCAAAAGCTCTCCTCCTGAGTGATGCACGAGAAAATTCCTACAAACCAAGGCTCACACAGGTTAGCCAGAAAATGAACTACATCCTTGCAGCCTTGCTATTATTCCTTCTTGAAGTATGCTTAAGAAGAGGCAGAGAGATAATTGAAGCAAATAGGAAAGAGAAGGAATCTGAAAAATGA
- a CDS encoding DMT family transporter, translating into MAAAIFFEICGTTCMKFSDGYANLIPTILIFVFYGISFSIFPIALKTIDVSIAYAIWSGVGTAAITVIGIYYFKEPATAVKMVSIFVVMLGVAGLNLSDKLALMYKSRRQT; encoded by the coding sequence CTGGCAGCAGCCATTTTCTTTGAAATATGTGGAACTACCTGCATGAAATTTTCAGATGGATATGCAAATTTAATTCCCACAATTTTAATTTTTGTTTTCTATGGAATCAGTTTCAGCATATTTCCCATTGCACTGAAAACTATTGATGTGAGCATAGCCTATGCCATCTGGTCTGGTGTGGGAACCGCAGCAATAACAGTCATCGGGATTTACTATTTTAAAGAGCCGGCAACTGCAGTCAAAATGGTATCTATTTTTGTGGTAATGCTGGGGGTTGCTGGACTTAACCTCAGTGACAAGCTGGCTTTAATGTACAAAAGCCGGAGGCAAACATGA
- a CDS encoding DMT family transporter — translation MITGYMYLAAAIFFELCGTTCMKVSEGYKNKLATVLIFVFYGISFSIFPLALQTIDVSIAYAIWSGVGTAAITVIGIYYFKEPATAIKMISIFVVMLGVAGLNLSDKLA, via the coding sequence ATGATAACAGGTTATATGTATCTTGCAGCAGCCATTTTTTTTGAGCTATGCGGAACGACCTGCATGAAAGTTTCGGAAGGGTACAAAAATAAACTGGCTACGGTATTGATTTTTGTTTTTTATGGAATCAGTTTCAGTATCTTTCCTCTTGCTTTACAAACCATTGATGTAAGTATTGCCTATGCAATCTGGTCCGGTGTGGGAACTGCAGCAATAACAGTCATAGGAATTTATTATTTTAAAGAGCCAGCAACTGCAATCAAAATGATATCTATTTTCGTGGTAATGCTGGGAGTCGCAGGGCTCAACCTGAGCGATAAACTGGCTTAA
- a CDS encoding argininosuccinate synthase, translated as MVKKAVLAYSGGLDTSICIPILKEKYQCDEVITVAVDVGQPAEDVKQAEDKAKKISDKHYTLDVREEFVNEYLFPLIKANGDYEGYVMGTSIARPLIARKVVEIAEKEGANVLAHGCTGKGNDQLRFEAIFRLTDMEVIAPMREMNLTREWEINYAKEHNIPVTVTTEKPWSIDENLWSRSIEGGKLEDPGYIPPEEIYKWTVDPALAPDAQLIEIGFEDGVPVSIDGELMNGVDLIERLNHIAGSHGVGRTDMIEDRILGLKARENYEHPAATVLLTAHKDLEKLVLTRSELKFKAHVDSEWSELAYYGLVDEPLFDDLNAFIDNTQHRVTGTVTIELYKGNAYVMARTSPFALYSEELVSFDSQSINQQDAEGYAKYHGFQARHYRRFISGE; from the coding sequence ATGGTAAAGAAAGCTGTACTTGCATATTCCGGAGGACTGGATACTTCCATTTGTATTCCAATTCTTAAGGAAAAATACCAATGTGATGAAGTTATCACTGTGGCAGTCGATGTCGGCCAGCCTGCAGAAGACGTAAAACAGGCTGAGGATAAAGCGAAGAAAATCAGTGATAAGCACTATACCCTTGATGTCCGGGAAGAATTTGTTAATGAGTATCTTTTCCCGCTTATCAAGGCAAATGGTGACTATGAAGGCTATGTGATGGGTACATCCATTGCAAGACCTCTGATTGCCCGCAAGGTTGTTGAGATTGCCGAGAAAGAAGGAGCAAATGTCCTTGCACACGGATGCACAGGTAAAGGTAATGACCAGCTTCGCTTTGAAGCAATATTCAGGCTAACTGACATGGAAGTCATCGCTCCAATGCGCGAGATGAACTTAACCCGTGAATGGGAAATTAACTACGCAAAAGAGCACAATATTCCTGTAACGGTTACTACTGAAAAGCCATGGAGCATTGATGAGAATCTCTGGAGCAGGAGTATTGAGGGTGGCAAACTTGAAGATCCTGGTTACATCCCACCTGAAGAAATATATAAGTGGACTGTTGATCCCGCATTGGCTCCTGATGCCCAGTTAATCGAAATCGGCTTCGAAGATGGTGTTCCAGTATCCATTGACGGGGAACTCATGAACGGCGTTGACCTGATTGAGAGACTTAACCACATTGCCGGCAGTCATGGTGTGGGTCGCACTGATATGATTGAAGACAGGATTCTCGGTCTGAAAGCTCGTGAGAATTACGAACACCCTGCAGCAACAGTATTGCTCACAGCCCACAAGGATCTTGAAAAGCTTGTACTCACAAGATCTGAATTGAAGTTCAAAGCCCATGTTGATTCTGAATGGTCAGAGCTTGCATACTATGGTCTTGTGGATGAGCCGCTCTTCGATGACCTCAATGCTTTTATTGATAACACACAACATAGAGTTACAGGAACCGTAACCATCGAGCTTTACAAGGGTAATGCATACGTGATGGCACGCACTTCCCCGTTTGCTCTCTATTCAGAAGAACTTGTTTCCTTTGATAGCCAGTCTATCAACCAGCAGGATGCCGAAGGGTATGCAAAATACCACGGTTTCCAGGCAAGACACTATCGCAGGTTTATTTCAGGGGAATAA